The following DNA comes from Sorex araneus isolate mSorAra2 chromosome 5, mSorAra2.pri, whole genome shotgun sequence.
tcCGAGTCAggacacagagtgaggagtaagccctgagcacgaccaggtgtgtcttcaaaaaaaaaaaaaacagacaaaaataataaaaaaagaacgaAGCCATGAGCGTGAGGTATAAAATCTGTATTTATATTACAAAGACAAGAATACAGCACAGACACCACCGGGGACAGGAGGCAGGTGGCCCCCTCCAGCCAGGACTGTAACATGCCCAGGTGGCCAGCACCAGGCCCCGGGGGGCCCATTCTCTGGCAGAGCCTGCCCTGGAACCCAGACATGACCTGTGCCTGGCAGTGGGGATGGGGTCCAGGTCAGCAGGCCCAGAGAACAGGAGGGTGGACAGAGCAAAGCCGGTGGCCCAGCAGCTAGGGACTGTCCAGAGCAGATAAGAGGGTGGAGGCGCAAGGCCCCAAGTCAGGCCCCAGGTGCCCCTGGAAGGCAGCCTGGGCACCATCCCCGGAGAGTTACCCACTGCGACCCCACAGCATCAGGGCAGCTCTTCCCTGCCAGGCCTCCAGCAGGCCAGCCCGCGCAGACGGCAGCAACTCCTGGCACCAGGCCGGGGCACAGCTCGGCTCTGCTAGAGGTGGGGCGAGGGGGCAGCCCAGTGGGTACTGCAGCTCAAAGGCTCAGCTGCCAGAAGGTCACCAAAGGGCCACTGCAGAGACCCAGGGATTGGTCGGTGAGAGCCTCCAGTATAGGGGTGAGGCCAAGGCCGAAAGACATGGGTACACAGGCTGCCAATGGCGGATGCAGCCCTCAGCACGATGTTCGGACAGTCTCCCAGCCTGAGCCCCGTGGGCTGTTTCCAGCCACCACAGGGCTAAGGGGGGGCACCTGCTGCCCTACTGCAAGGGGAGGCAGCCCCACCCGGGGCCCCTGAGAGTACTGCTGAGTGTCTCAGGAAGAGCGTGCCAGGGACCAGTGGCCAGGAGAGGCACCACTGAATGCCAGGTCACATCCCTGGGGTCAGAGTCAGCTCAGCTGCCAAAGACTGTGTCTTGGGACCCCTGCCCTAGCTGCCGAGCTGCAGCCGTCCAGGCAGGAGCCTCTCCCTCTGCCCGGCAGCCCTGGGAGAGGGGAAAAGGCGGCCCCTTCCACAGCCCGAGGAGAGCGGGTAAGGGGAGCTGGGGGTGATGCTGGTGGTGGGCACGATGGGCAGACAGGCACAGGCACACGTGGGTGACGGGGACAGACGGACGAGTCCCTGAGACGCTGGGTCACTGCCCCCTCAGCACACAAGGACGCAACACAGCTAGGAAAATAGAGTACAAAATCTCAtagggaagggggcggggagcgccccagcctcccagccttCCCTCTCTGTAAAAAATAGTCGGCGGATGCCTGGGGAGCCTGTGGGGGAGCCCGGCCTGAGCAGAGCAGCAATCTTCCCTAAGGGGGGAACAAAGCCCTGAGGTGCCAGGTGGGGGCCCAGCAGCGGGGCAGAGGGGCCTGGCCAGCACCCCGGTGTTCACCCGATCCTGACCCAACCCCGTCCTTCGCGGGTCCCGGAATCCACACCACCTTCTGCCTCCTTCTGCAGTGCTTGCCTCCTCCTGGGCTCCAGGCTGGGGTGTGAGCGCCCCTGGCATCCATTAATACTTGTGGAATGATTAGGGATCTGAGACCTGCCGCCGGCCCcggggaggggtgcaggcagCGTGGAGCTTCCGGAATGGCACAGCAGTGGGCCCAGGGAGTTGGCAGGACTGTGGGGTCGTGCAGGGCCTGGCCTAGGACAAGCCGCAGTGTCCCCCGCAGTCACCCTGCAGGCCGTAGTGGTCGTCCAGGTCACTGCTGCTGCCGGCACTGTCCAGCTCGCCGGGGCCGAACTCCATGCCCTCCACGTCCACTTCTGCACAGCACAAAGGGAGTAGGTCAGACACCCCGGGACCCCCAGAGTGAGGGTCACACTGCCTTCCTCAAGGATGCAAGCTCGGGACAcgcaccccagcccccgccccacccaccttGCTCAGAGTCCGTGGAGAGGGCCGAGCCGGTGCTGTCCGTGCGCACGCGCTCCAGGCCCGGCAGTGACAGCTGCTCCAGGCGCCGCTTCAGGAAGCGATGCTCCCGTTGCAGCTGCTCCTTGATGCTCAGCGCCCGGCGGTCCTGCTCCTCCAATttctgggggtaggggggtggccATGAGCCCTGGGACTgggcagcaccccctccccagcctagCCAGACAGGGCCCAACCCTGCAACTCCAGTCCCAGGTGGATACCTGAAGTGCCTCCTCCCTGTTCCAGGAGGTCTGGGGCCTGCCCCATGGGCTATGGCACCTCCCCCAGGCAGGGTTCCTGGGTTGCCCACCAGCCCCCGGCTACAACCTTCACCTCAGACAGCCTCCTTCCCACTGGTTTCCCACAAGGTATCAGCATGACCCCTGGCCCTCCTGGTTCCCTCCCTGCAGATGTTCCCACAGGAGGGCCCCGGACGCCACTCACCTTGATGTGTGTCTTGGCGCGTTTCAGGAGGCTCAGCGTGGTGTGGCGGGTGCTGTCGGGGCCCAGCGGCACCAGCTGCTTCAGCTGCTCCAGGTACAGCCTGAGCTTGGCTCGCCTGAAAGCAGTGGAGTCTGGTGagcgggcagggctcaggggcagcACGGCAGCGCGGACGCCAGCTGGGGACAGGGCCTCCCGACCAACATTCCCACGAGGCAGCCAGGGACCCCCGGCCCTGAGTGATGGCCAGCCACCTCAGTCCGAGCCCCAGGCTCACTGCCGGCGCTGAGTCCCCTCACACTGGGCCGAGGGCACAGGGTACCAGTGGCTGCGCCCAGGATCAGCAGCCTCAGAGCGCATGCTCCTCGCCACCACGGGAAACGTAAGGCCATGGGGTCGGGCCCGTGTCCCCACACCAGGCAGAGGCCATCTGTGCTGGCCCCATTCCCCGGAGTAGGCTGGGCCAGGCTGCGTCCAGCTTTCAGGAGGCTGCAGCATCCGCCCCAGGCCCACAGGAGGGCGGCAGGCAGGAGGGTGGGCCACCCGGCCCCACATCTGCGCGGCCACGCTCCCCCCACCAACACTTCCCACAGTCCCCAGCACGGGCCAGCCCTCTCCAGGTGAGCCGCTCGGGCCTGGGGACCTTCCAGGGTTCGGGCAGAGACTGTGGCCGGCCTGAGCATCACGAAGAGGGGCCAGGCTTGGCCACGAGGCTCAGGGTCCTCAAGTGAGTCCCCACTGTGCCTGTCCCAGGCCAGCATTTGGCACCAAGGGACGGTGTGGGAATGGCCGGGTCCCCTCACCCAAGTGTCCCCACAGGACCACAGATCTGCTCCACCTGCGCCATGCCCAGTGAAACCCTGACATCTGCTGCTCACGGCACAAGCGCGACCGACCACGGTGGGACACCAGCAAACACAGACCACAGGAGGAGAGAAGCGAGAGGCCCCGAGTCCTACCCCCCCGAGCTGATTCTCACGGCCTGGGCGTTAAGTGAGCCCGTCAGCGTACAGAGCCAGCCACAGACGAGGGAGGCGCGTGGTCTGTGAAAGGACACAGCGGACGCACACACAGACTGGACAGGAGACAGTGGAGGCGGCGCACGCGGCTCCGGCGGCGGCTGGGCAGCGCTTATCTCTTTGGCTTTGTGCTTTTGGGGGCACTTTCCAGGTTTTCTATACTAAAAAAAACCACATATTACTTTTACAATCAGGAAAAGACACAttgtacaagaaagaaaaaacagctgAGAGACATGTCACAGTGAAGAGTTTTTGTGATACATGTAAAAATGACAGAGGCTGGGCCGGGAGCTCCCGTGGAAAtgggcagagacacagacagCGAATCAcagcgtacacacacacacagatgcctgGGAGCTCCCACAGCACCCTGAAACTGGCCGTGGGCCCAGGGACAAGGGTCCCAGGGCTACATTCACAATATGTATGCATGACCAGCAGAGAGGACATTGACCGGACCTGGGTGTAGGCCAGAGGGCTATGCCAGGGGCGCTGCACGGGCACAGCCGCTAGGAGGGGCAGGTAGACCGCCAAAAGCTGCCGCTCTAATGCAAGATAAGCACTGGGAAAGGGACACTACCGTGGCCTCAGCTGCCCACGGCATGCTAGAAGGGCGCCCCACGGTAGTCAGAATCCCCCCGCTGACACAGCCCAGCACCTACGCCCAGAGGGACTGGGCACTCAGCCTGGCTCATAGGCTAGGAGCTGACTGTGGTGAGCCTGGCAGTGCAGGGATACCCAAGGCAGTGCCCCACTCTCTGTGCCTGCAGATATCTGGGAGCACCCACTTCCTGAGCTTCTGGGGCTGCAGGGGCACAGCCCAGCTTAGGGCCACctagatttcttttattttccgtTTTGGAggcacaaccagcaatgctcagggaccactcctggtgggactcagaggaccacatataGTGCCACAGATCAATGATCCCCTGCTACCTCACTCGGCCCACCCTGGACTTCTAAGGGCCCTGGGAAGCAGCTGCCCCAACCTGGCAATGGGGACCCTGTGACTGAACCCGGAATTCCTGGGAGCTTCAGAGTCACCCTCCTGAAGGGGCTCTGAAGTGTGGGTTTGGGGAACAGAGCTATCTGGAGGCATTGCTGCAGCTGTGTCCACTGGGGATGGCCACAGCCCAACCCGACACACAGACCTCCCCAGTGTGCCCAAGGGCCAGGACCCAGGGTCGGGTTGCTGGCACTGAGATTCAGGGCCTGGCTGTCAGAAGAAAGTGAGGCTGGGGGCTAGGGCCAGGGGAGCCACTGCTCCCCTGGGCTGTGGCCTTTCTTCTCTTCGACCCTCACTTCCTGGGACCTGGCAAAACCCCAGAGGCCCAAGTCAGGGCACACTCTGGACACGGGGCCAGCCCGTGCCCCTGCAGGTCCTCTGATATGGGGCCTCTGGCCCGTGAGACAGACTGAGGGGGGCTGTGAGGAGAGacgcccacccccctccccaggacaGCATGTGAGATGTCTAGGGCTGAGCACTAAGCCGCTGGGAGGAAGGCCCAGGCTGTCAGGCCTCGGTGAGTATCGTGGATTCTCCTGTGACGGCACAGGCTGGGCAGACAGCTCTGGGACAAAtggggaggcccccagcacctccaggcgcCCAggtgctccctcctccctcttctttttcctgtcctcctcttctccccctcccct
Coding sequences within:
- the MXD4 gene encoding max dimerization protein 4, coding for MELNSLLILLEAAEYLERRDREAEHGYASVLPFDGEYARKKTKAAGLVRKAPNNRSSHNELEKHRRAKLRLYLEQLKQLVPLGPDSTRHTTLSLLKRAKTHIKKLEEQDRRALSIKEQLQREHRFLKRRLEQLSLPGLERVRTDSTGSALSTDSEQEVDVEGMEFGPGELDSAGSSSDLDDHYGLQGDCGGHCGLS